The nucleotide window TTCTCCAATGGCGTCGTCGACTTTAAGCAGAAGTATGTGCGCACTCCGCGATTTGTCTATGAGCGTGCAGCTCGTGAGCCGCTTTTTGGAACCTACAGGAACCCTTatgctggtgatgagagGGTCTTTGACGATATACAAGGCCCCGGTAACACTCATGTGCATAGCTGGCATGGCTGGCTCTTGGTCTGCAAGGAGGATAGTCCACCAATCGCCGTGGACCCAGACACTTTGGATACCATAGGTATGTGTATGACAAGATATCTCCGAGCTTACATCTGATATGCCGTAGGTATCTACGACTTTGAAGGGCAGCTTAACCCTGCAGAGACTTTCACTGCACATCCAAAGGTTGATGCGGTTTCTGGAGACACCATGTGTTATTCCATGGAAGCATCAGGAATGGGGTAAGTCATACTTCATATGGATGTTGAACGACGCTGAGCAATATTAGATCCAACGATCTCGCCTATTATCGATTTGATAAGCACGGGAAAAAGGTGGACGAGTGTTGGGTTAAAACACCTGATGTCACTTGGACCCATGATATGGTCGCGACAGAGAAGTAGGCTCTCTCATATGCATTGGTGGCGTTGACTAACTCATGTACAGCTGGGTCATTTTCCACATGAGCAATTACCAGTTCGACCTCGACTacatgaagaaagaaaatggCACCCACTTTCGCATGAACCGTTTCTTGGTGAGTCTTAACGGATCTCCAAAGAAGCAGAGGCCCATTTACTAATACCCATATAGCCTAACAGATTCGGTGTTCTTCCCCGACGGAATCCCAACCCCGAGGATGTTCGCTGGTTCGACAGCCTCAAGAACCACACGTGGGGTCATTTCTCAAACGGGTTCGAAGGTCAGGATGGCTGCATCTATCTCGATGCCTTCATCGCAGATACCGACACACTCGGAGTCTTTCCCAATATGCACCCTGAGCTGGATATCGGCAACCCGGAGAAAAGACTCAACGGAAAGCTTGCCCGGTTCAAGATCGACCCCAAGGCAGGCTCCAATGAACTGGAGCTCCCGGTAGTACTCAGTGAGGTAGCGGGTGAAATGGGACGCTGCGATGATCGTTTCATCACGAGGCCCTATAATAACGCCTTCGGAGCTAGACACTCGCCCAGGGGTTTCGATGCAGTA belongs to Fusarium oxysporum Fo47 chromosome V, complete sequence and includes:
- a CDS encoding retinal pigment epithelial membrane protein-domain-containing protein; its protein translation is MGETIHLDQPELEKLLQTSDIGSKIDVLERHTSLSIRKSPAANSVQSKQQTLQLDRKFEFGNANPFHSGINAPTRFDAEVGSCLVRGDVPLELDGTFYRVACDPIFANRNGKDIWINGDGAIHAWRFSNGVVDFKQKYVRTPRFVYERAAREPLFGTYRNPYAGDERVFDDIQGPGNTHVHSWHGWLLVCKEDSPPIAVDPDTLDTIGIYDFEGQLNPAETFTAHPKVDAVSGDTMCYSMEASGMGSNDLAYYRFDKHGKKVDECWVKTPDVTWTHDMVATENWVIFHMSNYQFDLDYMKKENGTHFRMNRFLPNRFGVLPRRNPNPEDVRWFDSLKNHTWGHFSNGFEGQDGCIYLDAFIADTDTLGVFPNMHPELDIGNPEKRLNGKLARFKIDPKAGSNELELPVVLSEVAGEMGRCDDRFITRPYNNAFGARHSPRGFDAVIHVDIAAGVTNIWEPGEGIAVGEPCFVPRQKDSPEGDGYLLVCTRDAAKRQAQLSILDAKNIIAGPVCIVELPFQLCEGVHGNWVETQNLISRKPLIDYSGVTKAIQQKFGTGAPKFYDNFIGKPVILTRAEAVPNPRLI